One region of Danaus plexippus chromosome 16 unlocalized genomic scaffold, MEX_DaPlex mxdp_23, whole genome shotgun sequence genomic DNA includes:
- the LOC116772085 gene encoding protein bicaudal D isoform X4, with protein sequence MDDRTSDMTDCEELRHELERVVSERDRLLAESSELGADKATRESERVALRAELREARQREQRLIVDIGDLEDENISLQKQVSALRSSQVEFEGLKHEVRQLREEAENARAAADETAALRRIAERQLAEALEALQAEREAKFAAKKELDAHLSREAQFNITNLAYSIRGMPEEGADDEVEAGASGGELVADHHADLFSEVHLHEISRLEKQLEQAHNENSQLSSALRAAQTSAETESAAAGVLRAGLARLLSRVAALHTLHGDCAPLEDDKVEGGVAARAAKWLTWWRVSGGELVALLAALKELDSPLADGSPAALQRAQLAQLSDRMADAEIRCAALQADADLLRTLAGGAGRALSSAAPALASAADTLAQLYHHVCAVNGTQPERLLLEHAGQNDVTDGSGRVDEEALALAAGELEGLRAAGLVARHADTLLDQLTHLRAALDTALDSRHRHQPEPPSYPFLRATNFLTNQMKRFKLINIDSINIERMESKRFHGYPPQANRDCQLVCNERSVKGITNFFENIARVHRNQSETKDECSDITRITPFLCKRAPFNVENKATSLPCDFNLHVAWRHSVLHGKNFYFKKANLAQNMKDSKNVFNVRESLRASVVAGITMLQYIM encoded by the exons ATGGACGACCGTACATCGGATATGACCGACTGTGAAGAG ttaCGACACGAATTAGAAAGAGTGGTCAGCGAACGAGATAGATTGTTGGCGGAGAGTTCAGAACTCGGAGCTGATAAAGCCACGAGGGAATCGGAGAGGGTGGCGTTAAGAGCTGAACTGAGAGAAGCGAGGCAGCGGGAACAGCGCTTGATAGTTGATATAGGTGATTTAGAAGATGAGAATATATCGCTACAGAAACAGGTCTCGGCGTTACGGTCTTCACAG GTAGAATTCGAAGGTCTGAAGCATGAGGTGCGTCAATTGCGAGAAGAAGCGGAGAATGCACGCGCAGCCGCTGATGAAACCGCAGCGCTGCGGCGTATCGCCGAGAGGCAGCTGGCGGAAGCGCTGGAAGCGCTGCAAGCGGAACGAGAAGCCAAATTTGCGGCCAAGAAAGAACTGGACGCCCACCTCAGCCGGGAGGCTCAGTTCAATATAACGAATCTGGCTTACAGTATACGAG GTATGCCAGAGGAAGGCGCTGATGATGAAGTGGAGGCGGGCGCGTCCGGCGGGGAGCTGGTGGCGGATCATCACGCGGACTTGTTCTCAGAGGTCCACCTGCACGAGATATCACGTCTAGAGAAACAACTGGAACAGGCGCATAATGAAAAC TCACAGTTGTCGTCAGCACTGCGGGCGGCGCAGACCAGCGCGGAGACCGAGAGCGCGGCCGCCGGCGTGCTGCGGGCAGGACTCGCCAGGCTACTGTCCAGGGTCGCAGCACTGCACACGCTACACGGGGACTGCGCACCCCTG GAGGACGACAAGGTTGAAGGTGGCGTGGCAGCTCGGGCGGCCAAATGGTTGACGTGGTGGCGCGTGTCGGGCGGAGAGCTGGTGGCTCTGTTGGCGGCGCTTAAGGAACTAGACTCGCCACTTGCGGACGGGTCGCCGGCCGCCTTGCAAAGAGCACAGCTCGCACAGCTCAGCGATAGAATGGCAGACGCTGAAATAAGATGCGCCGCGCTGCAAGCTGACGCCGACCTGTTGAGGACACTCGCTGGAG GCGCCGGCCGCGCGCTCTCCTCCGCCGCCCCCGCGCTGGCGTCGGCCGCTGACACGCTGGCTCAGCTCTACCACCACGTGTGCGCCGTCAACGGTACTCAGCCCGAGCGTCTGCTGTTGGAGCACGCCGGACAAAACGACG TTACAGACGGGTCCGGTCGTGTGGATGAGGAGGCGTTGGCGCTGGCGGCGGGCGAGCTGGAGGGTCTGCGGGCGGCCGGCCTCGTGGCCAGGCATGCTGACACACTGCTCGACCAACTCACACACCTGAGGGCAGCACTGGACACCGCGCTGGACTCTAGACATAGACACCAACCAG AACCACCGTCCTACCCTTTCTTGAGAGCTACGAATTTTCTAACAAACCAAATGAAGAGATTTAAACTGATAAATATCGATAGTATTAACATCGAGAGAATGGAAAGTAAACGATTCCACGGCTACCCTCCACAAGCAAATCGTGATTGCCAGTTAGTTTGCAACGAGCGTTCAGTTAAAGGGATCActaatttctttgaaaatatagCGAGAGTCCATAGAAATCAATCAGAAACTAAAGATGAATGTAGCGATATCACGAGAATAACTCCGTTCCTCTGCAAGCGCGCGCCTTTCAATGTGGAAAATAAAGCCACCTCCCTACCATGCGACTTCAACCTGCACGTGGCGTGGAGGCATTCAGTGTTACACgggaagaatttttattttaagaaagcaAATTTAGCACAGAATATGAAAGATTCTAAAAACGTTTTCAATGTAAGGGAGTCCTTACGGGCGAGCGTGGTAGCGGGCATCACTATGTTGCAATACATTATGTGA
- the LOC116772085 gene encoding protein bicaudal D isoform X2: MAGTADSDLSISELKAEIERLSRELDQASSEKIQSAQLGLVLLEEKSALQLRCDELETLYENTKHELDITQEALMKLDTTQKVTTQSGIEQENALLNESAAMESSLTLQIIELEGETKQLRHELERVVSERDRLLAESSELGADKATRESERVALRAELREARQREQRLIVDIGDLEDENISLQKQVSALRSSQVEFEGLKHEVRQLREEAENARAAADETAALRRIAERQLAEALEALQAEREAKFAAKKELDAHLSREAQFNITNLAYSIRGMPEEGADDEVEAGASGGELVADHHADLFSEVHLHEISRLEKQLEQAHNENSQLSSALRAAQTSAETESAAAGVLRAGLARLLSRVAALHTLHGDCAPLEDDKVEGGVAARAAKWLTWWRVSGGELVALLAALKELDSPLADGSPAALQRAQLAQLSDRMADAEIRCAALQADADLLRTLAGGAGRALSSAAPALASAADTLAQLYHHVCAVNGTQPERLLLEHAGQNDVTDGSGRVDEEALALAAGELEGLRAAGLVARHADTLLDQLTHLRAALDTALDSRHRHQPVMESSDRGAELGELQEQVIKLKSLLSTKREQIATLRTVLKSNKNTAEVALANLKSKYETEKTIVTETMLKLRNELRLLKEDAATFSSLRAMFAARCEEYVTQVDELTQALAGAEDEKKTLNQLLRLAVQQKLSLTQRLEELEVDREMRTRRVPKAGGAARARPRDF; this comes from the exons ATGGCAGGGACGGCAGATAGTGATTTATCGATTTCCGAGCTGAAGGCGGAGATCGAGAGGCTTAGTCGAGAGCTTGACCAAGCCAGCAGCGAAAAGATTCAATCGGCACAGCTGGGTCTGGTGCTGTTGGAAGAGAAAAGTGCCTTGCAGCTGCGATGTGATGAGCTTGAAACTCTCTACGAAAACACGAAGCACGAACTGGACATCACACAAGAG GCTTTAATGAAACTAGACACAACACAAAAAGTAACTACACAGAGCGGTATAGAACAAGAAAATGCCCTTCTCAATGAATCTGCGGCTATGGAAAGTTCTCTCACATTACAAATTATTGAATTGGAAGGAGAGACGAAACAG ttaCGACACGAATTAGAAAGAGTGGTCAGCGAACGAGATAGATTGTTGGCGGAGAGTTCAGAACTCGGAGCTGATAAAGCCACGAGGGAATCGGAGAGGGTGGCGTTAAGAGCTGAACTGAGAGAAGCGAGGCAGCGGGAACAGCGCTTGATAGTTGATATAGGTGATTTAGAAGATGAGAATATATCGCTACAGAAACAGGTCTCGGCGTTACGGTCTTCACAG GTAGAATTCGAAGGTCTGAAGCATGAGGTGCGTCAATTGCGAGAAGAAGCGGAGAATGCACGCGCAGCCGCTGATGAAACCGCAGCGCTGCGGCGTATCGCCGAGAGGCAGCTGGCGGAAGCGCTGGAAGCGCTGCAAGCGGAACGAGAAGCCAAATTTGCGGCCAAGAAAGAACTGGACGCCCACCTCAGCCGGGAGGCTCAGTTCAATATAACGAATCTGGCTTACAGTATACGAG GTATGCCAGAGGAAGGCGCTGATGATGAAGTGGAGGCGGGCGCGTCCGGCGGGGAGCTGGTGGCGGATCATCACGCGGACTTGTTCTCAGAGGTCCACCTGCACGAGATATCACGTCTAGAGAAACAACTGGAACAGGCGCATAATGAAAAC TCACAGTTGTCGTCAGCACTGCGGGCGGCGCAGACCAGCGCGGAGACCGAGAGCGCGGCCGCCGGCGTGCTGCGGGCAGGACTCGCCAGGCTACTGTCCAGGGTCGCAGCACTGCACACGCTACACGGGGACTGCGCACCCCTG GAGGACGACAAGGTTGAAGGTGGCGTGGCAGCTCGGGCGGCCAAATGGTTGACGTGGTGGCGCGTGTCGGGCGGAGAGCTGGTGGCTCTGTTGGCGGCGCTTAAGGAACTAGACTCGCCACTTGCGGACGGGTCGCCGGCCGCCTTGCAAAGAGCACAGCTCGCACAGCTCAGCGATAGAATGGCAGACGCTGAAATAAGATGCGCCGCGCTGCAAGCTGACGCCGACCTGTTGAGGACACTCGCTGGAG GCGCCGGCCGCGCGCTCTCCTCCGCCGCCCCCGCGCTGGCGTCGGCCGCTGACACGCTGGCTCAGCTCTACCACCACGTGTGCGCCGTCAACGGTACTCAGCCCGAGCGTCTGCTGTTGGAGCACGCCGGACAAAACGACG TTACAGACGGGTCCGGTCGTGTGGATGAGGAGGCGTTGGCGCTGGCGGCGGGCGAGCTGGAGGGTCTGCGGGCGGCCGGCCTCGTGGCCAGGCATGCTGACACACTGCTCGACCAACTCACACACCTGAGGGCAGCACTGGACACCGCGCTGGACTCTAGACATAGACACCAACCAG TGATGGAGAGCAGCGACCGCGGGGCGGAGCTAGGCGAGCTGCAGGAGCAAGTTATCAAGCTGAAATCTCTTCTGTCGACCAAGAGGGAGCAGATCGCCACTCTGAGGACCGTGCTCAAGTCCAACAAGAACACCGCCGAGGTCGCTCTCGCTAACCTCAAGTCCAAGTACGAGACGGAGAAGACCATCGTCACGGAAACCATGCTCAAACTCAGGAACGAGCTCCGCCTGCTGAAGGAAGACGCCGCCACCTTCTCCA GTCTTCGCGCCATGTTCGCGGCCCGCTGTGAGGAGTACGTGACGCAGGTGGACGAGCTGACGCAGGCCCTGGCCGGCGCCGAGGACGAGAAGAAGACACTCAACCAACTGTTGAGACTGGCCGTGCAGCAGAAGTTGTCGCTCACACAACGCCTGGAAGAACTGGAG gTGGACCGCGAGATGCGCACGCGCCGAGTCCCCAAGGCGGGCGGCGCGGCGCGAGCTCGGCCGCGAGACTTCTAG
- the LOC116772085 gene encoding protein bicaudal D isoform X1, with amino-acid sequence MAGTADSDLSISELKAEIERLSRELDQASSEKIQSAQLGLVLLEEKSALQLRCDELETLYENTKHELDITQEALMKLDTTQKVTTQSGIEQENALLNESAAMESSLTLQIIELEGETKQLRHELERVVSERDRLLAESSELGADKATRESERVALRAELREARQREQRLIVDIGDLEDENISLQKQVSALRSSQVEFEGLKHEVRQLREEAENARAAADETAALRRIAERQLAEALEALQAEREAKFAAKKELDAHLSREAQFNITNLAYSIRGMPEEGADDEVEAGASGGELVADHHADLFSEVHLHEISRLEKQLEQAHNENSQLSSALRAAQTSAETESAAAGVLRAGLARLLSRVAALHTLHGDCAPLEDDKVEGGVAARAAKWLTWWRVSGGELVALLAALKELDSPLADGSPAALQRAQLAQLSDRMADAEIRCAALQADADLLRTLAGGAGRALSSAAPALASAADTLAQLYHHVCAVNGTQPERLLLEHAGQNDVTDGSGRVDEEALALAAGELEGLRAAGLVARHADTLLDQLTHLRAALDTALDSRHRHQPEPPSYPFLRATNFLTNQMKRFKLINIDSINIERMESKRFHGYPPQANRDCQLVCNERSVKGITNFFENIARVHRNQSETKDECSDITRITPFLCKRAPFNVENKATSLPCDFNLHVAWRHSVLHGKNFYFKKANLAQNMKDSKNVFNVRESLRASVVAGITMLQYIM; translated from the exons ATGGCAGGGACGGCAGATAGTGATTTATCGATTTCCGAGCTGAAGGCGGAGATCGAGAGGCTTAGTCGAGAGCTTGACCAAGCCAGCAGCGAAAAGATTCAATCGGCACAGCTGGGTCTGGTGCTGTTGGAAGAGAAAAGTGCCTTGCAGCTGCGATGTGATGAGCTTGAAACTCTCTACGAAAACACGAAGCACGAACTGGACATCACACAAGAG GCTTTAATGAAACTAGACACAACACAAAAAGTAACTACACAGAGCGGTATAGAACAAGAAAATGCCCTTCTCAATGAATCTGCGGCTATGGAAAGTTCTCTCACATTACAAATTATTGAATTGGAAGGAGAGACGAAACAG ttaCGACACGAATTAGAAAGAGTGGTCAGCGAACGAGATAGATTGTTGGCGGAGAGTTCAGAACTCGGAGCTGATAAAGCCACGAGGGAATCGGAGAGGGTGGCGTTAAGAGCTGAACTGAGAGAAGCGAGGCAGCGGGAACAGCGCTTGATAGTTGATATAGGTGATTTAGAAGATGAGAATATATCGCTACAGAAACAGGTCTCGGCGTTACGGTCTTCACAG GTAGAATTCGAAGGTCTGAAGCATGAGGTGCGTCAATTGCGAGAAGAAGCGGAGAATGCACGCGCAGCCGCTGATGAAACCGCAGCGCTGCGGCGTATCGCCGAGAGGCAGCTGGCGGAAGCGCTGGAAGCGCTGCAAGCGGAACGAGAAGCCAAATTTGCGGCCAAGAAAGAACTGGACGCCCACCTCAGCCGGGAGGCTCAGTTCAATATAACGAATCTGGCTTACAGTATACGAG GTATGCCAGAGGAAGGCGCTGATGATGAAGTGGAGGCGGGCGCGTCCGGCGGGGAGCTGGTGGCGGATCATCACGCGGACTTGTTCTCAGAGGTCCACCTGCACGAGATATCACGTCTAGAGAAACAACTGGAACAGGCGCATAATGAAAAC TCACAGTTGTCGTCAGCACTGCGGGCGGCGCAGACCAGCGCGGAGACCGAGAGCGCGGCCGCCGGCGTGCTGCGGGCAGGACTCGCCAGGCTACTGTCCAGGGTCGCAGCACTGCACACGCTACACGGGGACTGCGCACCCCTG GAGGACGACAAGGTTGAAGGTGGCGTGGCAGCTCGGGCGGCCAAATGGTTGACGTGGTGGCGCGTGTCGGGCGGAGAGCTGGTGGCTCTGTTGGCGGCGCTTAAGGAACTAGACTCGCCACTTGCGGACGGGTCGCCGGCCGCCTTGCAAAGAGCACAGCTCGCACAGCTCAGCGATAGAATGGCAGACGCTGAAATAAGATGCGCCGCGCTGCAAGCTGACGCCGACCTGTTGAGGACACTCGCTGGAG GCGCCGGCCGCGCGCTCTCCTCCGCCGCCCCCGCGCTGGCGTCGGCCGCTGACACGCTGGCTCAGCTCTACCACCACGTGTGCGCCGTCAACGGTACTCAGCCCGAGCGTCTGCTGTTGGAGCACGCCGGACAAAACGACG TTACAGACGGGTCCGGTCGTGTGGATGAGGAGGCGTTGGCGCTGGCGGCGGGCGAGCTGGAGGGTCTGCGGGCGGCCGGCCTCGTGGCCAGGCATGCTGACACACTGCTCGACCAACTCACACACCTGAGGGCAGCACTGGACACCGCGCTGGACTCTAGACATAGACACCAACCAG AACCACCGTCCTACCCTTTCTTGAGAGCTACGAATTTTCTAACAAACCAAATGAAGAGATTTAAACTGATAAATATCGATAGTATTAACATCGAGAGAATGGAAAGTAAACGATTCCACGGCTACCCTCCACAAGCAAATCGTGATTGCCAGTTAGTTTGCAACGAGCGTTCAGTTAAAGGGATCActaatttctttgaaaatatagCGAGAGTCCATAGAAATCAATCAGAAACTAAAGATGAATGTAGCGATATCACGAGAATAACTCCGTTCCTCTGCAAGCGCGCGCCTTTCAATGTGGAAAATAAAGCCACCTCCCTACCATGCGACTTCAACCTGCACGTGGCGTGGAGGCATTCAGTGTTACACgggaagaatttttattttaagaaagcaAATTTAGCACAGAATATGAAAGATTCTAAAAACGTTTTCAATGTAAGGGAGTCCTTACGGGCGAGCGTGGTAGCGGGCATCACTATGTTGCAATACATTATGTGA
- the LOC116772085 gene encoding protein bicaudal D isoform X3, with translation MAGTADSDLSISELKAEIERLSRELDQASSEKIQSAQLGLVLLEEKSALQLRCDELETLYENTKHELDITQEALMKLDTTQKVTTQSGIEQENALLNESAAMESSLTLQIIELEGETKQLRHELERVVSERDRLLAESSELGADKATRESERVALRAELREARQREQRLIVDIGDLEDENISLQKQVSALRSSQVEFEGLKHEVRQLREEAENARAAADETAALRRIAERQLAEALEALQAEREAKFAAKKELDAHLSREAQFNITNLAYSIRGMPEEGADDEVEAGASGGELVADHHADLFSEVHLHEISRLEKQLEQAHNENSQLSSALRAAQTSAETESAAAGVLRAGLARLLSRVAALHTLHGDCAPLEDDKVEGGVAARAAKWLTWWRVSGGELVALLAALKELDSPLADGSPAALQRAQLAQLSDRMADAEIRCAALQADADLLRTLAGGAGRALSSAAPALASAADTLAQLYHHVCAVNGTQPERLLLEHAGQNDDGSGRVDEEALALAAGELEGLRAAGLVARHADTLLDQLTHLRAALDTALDSRHRHQPEPPSYPFLRATNFLTNQMKRFKLINIDSINIERMESKRFHGYPPQANRDCQLVCNERSVKGITNFFENIARVHRNQSETKDECSDITRITPFLCKRAPFNVENKATSLPCDFNLHVAWRHSVLHGKNFYFKKANLAQNMKDSKNVFNVRESLRASVVAGITMLQYIM, from the exons ATGGCAGGGACGGCAGATAGTGATTTATCGATTTCCGAGCTGAAGGCGGAGATCGAGAGGCTTAGTCGAGAGCTTGACCAAGCCAGCAGCGAAAAGATTCAATCGGCACAGCTGGGTCTGGTGCTGTTGGAAGAGAAAAGTGCCTTGCAGCTGCGATGTGATGAGCTTGAAACTCTCTACGAAAACACGAAGCACGAACTGGACATCACACAAGAG GCTTTAATGAAACTAGACACAACACAAAAAGTAACTACACAGAGCGGTATAGAACAAGAAAATGCCCTTCTCAATGAATCTGCGGCTATGGAAAGTTCTCTCACATTACAAATTATTGAATTGGAAGGAGAGACGAAACAG ttaCGACACGAATTAGAAAGAGTGGTCAGCGAACGAGATAGATTGTTGGCGGAGAGTTCAGAACTCGGAGCTGATAAAGCCACGAGGGAATCGGAGAGGGTGGCGTTAAGAGCTGAACTGAGAGAAGCGAGGCAGCGGGAACAGCGCTTGATAGTTGATATAGGTGATTTAGAAGATGAGAATATATCGCTACAGAAACAGGTCTCGGCGTTACGGTCTTCACAG GTAGAATTCGAAGGTCTGAAGCATGAGGTGCGTCAATTGCGAGAAGAAGCGGAGAATGCACGCGCAGCCGCTGATGAAACCGCAGCGCTGCGGCGTATCGCCGAGAGGCAGCTGGCGGAAGCGCTGGAAGCGCTGCAAGCGGAACGAGAAGCCAAATTTGCGGCCAAGAAAGAACTGGACGCCCACCTCAGCCGGGAGGCTCAGTTCAATATAACGAATCTGGCTTACAGTATACGAG GTATGCCAGAGGAAGGCGCTGATGATGAAGTGGAGGCGGGCGCGTCCGGCGGGGAGCTGGTGGCGGATCATCACGCGGACTTGTTCTCAGAGGTCCACCTGCACGAGATATCACGTCTAGAGAAACAACTGGAACAGGCGCATAATGAAAAC TCACAGTTGTCGTCAGCACTGCGGGCGGCGCAGACCAGCGCGGAGACCGAGAGCGCGGCCGCCGGCGTGCTGCGGGCAGGACTCGCCAGGCTACTGTCCAGGGTCGCAGCACTGCACACGCTACACGGGGACTGCGCACCCCTG GAGGACGACAAGGTTGAAGGTGGCGTGGCAGCTCGGGCGGCCAAATGGTTGACGTGGTGGCGCGTGTCGGGCGGAGAGCTGGTGGCTCTGTTGGCGGCGCTTAAGGAACTAGACTCGCCACTTGCGGACGGGTCGCCGGCCGCCTTGCAAAGAGCACAGCTCGCACAGCTCAGCGATAGAATGGCAGACGCTGAAATAAGATGCGCCGCGCTGCAAGCTGACGCCGACCTGTTGAGGACACTCGCTGGAG GCGCCGGCCGCGCGCTCTCCTCCGCCGCCCCCGCGCTGGCGTCGGCCGCTGACACGCTGGCTCAGCTCTACCACCACGTGTGCGCCGTCAACGGTACTCAGCCCGAGCGTCTGCTGTTGGAGCACGCCGGACAAAACGACG ACGGGTCCGGTCGTGTGGATGAGGAGGCGTTGGCGCTGGCGGCGGGCGAGCTGGAGGGTCTGCGGGCGGCCGGCCTCGTGGCCAGGCATGCTGACACACTGCTCGACCAACTCACACACCTGAGGGCAGCACTGGACACCGCGCTGGACTCTAGACATAGACACCAACCAG AACCACCGTCCTACCCTTTCTTGAGAGCTACGAATTTTCTAACAAACCAAATGAAGAGATTTAAACTGATAAATATCGATAGTATTAACATCGAGAGAATGGAAAGTAAACGATTCCACGGCTACCCTCCACAAGCAAATCGTGATTGCCAGTTAGTTTGCAACGAGCGTTCAGTTAAAGGGATCActaatttctttgaaaatatagCGAGAGTCCATAGAAATCAATCAGAAACTAAAGATGAATGTAGCGATATCACGAGAATAACTCCGTTCCTCTGCAAGCGCGCGCCTTTCAATGTGGAAAATAAAGCCACCTCCCTACCATGCGACTTCAACCTGCACGTGGCGTGGAGGCATTCAGTGTTACACgggaagaatttttattttaagaaagcaAATTTAGCACAGAATATGAAAGATTCTAAAAACGTTTTCAATGTAAGGGAGTCCTTACGGGCGAGCGTGGTAGCGGGCATCACTATGTTGCAATACATTATGTGA